A genome region from Nocardiopsis exhalans includes the following:
- a CDS encoding DUF4129 domain-containing protein, with protein sequence MRPLHAAPLEVTREEGRRRAIEELSDPVYGQNEPSLLDRLLMWLGEFLDWLGRAGEGVVPGGWLLAGVLLVVLVLVVAMIFYLRPSRNRRVEAPLHEGEVRTAADHRALSERAEAVGDFAAAVTERLRAISVDLEDRVIISPKAGRTATELAAEAARTLPVEAGGLHEGARIFNDVAYGDRAATADTARFMRELDGRLSAARPVLSEPVPAGGAPTGSAEPPSHHGGPAPTNNQPYDEGRR encoded by the coding sequence GTGAGGCCCCTCCACGCCGCTCCCCTGGAGGTGACCCGGGAGGAGGGCCGCCGCCGTGCGATCGAGGAGCTGTCCGACCCGGTCTACGGGCAGAACGAGCCCTCTCTGCTGGACCGCCTCCTCATGTGGCTCGGCGAGTTCCTGGACTGGCTGGGCCGGGCGGGCGAGGGGGTCGTCCCCGGCGGCTGGCTCCTGGCCGGCGTGCTCCTGGTGGTCCTGGTGCTGGTCGTCGCCATGATCTTCTACCTGCGGCCCTCCCGGAACCGCCGGGTCGAGGCGCCGCTGCACGAGGGCGAGGTCCGCACCGCAGCCGACCACCGCGCGCTCTCCGAACGGGCCGAGGCCGTCGGTGACTTCGCCGCGGCGGTGACCGAGCGGCTGCGCGCGATCAGCGTGGACCTGGAGGACCGGGTGATCATCTCCCCCAAGGCCGGGCGGACCGCCACCGAGCTCGCCGCCGAGGCCGCCCGGACACTGCCCGTCGAGGCCGGGGGCCTGCACGAGGGCGCCCGGATCTTCAACGACGTGGCCTACGGCGACCGCGCCGCGACCGCCGACACCGCCCGGTTCATGCGTGAGCTGGACGGACGTCTGAGCGCGGCCCGCCCGGTCCTCAGCGAACCGGTGCCCGCCGGGGGCGCTCCGACCGGCTCCGCCGAACCGCCGAGCCATCACGGCGGCCCGGCCCCCACCAACAACCAGCCGTACGACGAAGGGCGACGATGA
- a CDS encoding AAA family ATPase: protein MSAFTPEALPSADEARAALTALRREVAKAVVGQDETVTGLVVALLCRGHVLLEGVPGVAKTLLVRTVSQALSLDHKRVQFTPDLMPGDVTGSLVYDQHTAKFEFMQGPVFTNLLLADEINRTPPKTQASLLEAMEERQVTVEGRPMALPDPFMVAATQNPVEYEGTYPLPEAQLDRFLLKVTVPLPERNAEIDMLGRHAAGFDPSDLTAAGVRAVAGAAELHAARNAVAQVRIAPEVLGYIVDLCRATRFSASLQLGASPRGATALLRTSRAWAWLSGRDYVTPDDVKALAKGTLRHRIGLRPEAELEGATTDGILDGVLASVPVPR, encoded by the coding sequence GTGAGCGCCTTCACACCCGAGGCACTGCCCTCCGCCGACGAGGCCCGGGCGGCGCTGACCGCCCTGCGCCGCGAGGTGGCCAAGGCGGTCGTGGGTCAGGACGAGACGGTGACCGGCCTGGTCGTGGCACTGCTGTGCCGCGGCCACGTACTGCTGGAGGGTGTGCCGGGTGTCGCCAAGACACTGCTCGTGCGCACGGTCTCCCAGGCCCTGTCACTGGACCACAAGCGGGTGCAGTTCACCCCGGACCTGATGCCGGGTGACGTGACGGGTTCGCTCGTCTACGACCAGCACACGGCGAAGTTCGAGTTCATGCAGGGGCCGGTCTTCACCAACCTGCTGCTGGCCGACGAGATCAACCGGACCCCGCCCAAGACGCAGGCCTCGCTGCTGGAGGCCATGGAGGAGCGGCAGGTCACCGTGGAGGGGCGCCCGATGGCGCTGCCGGACCCGTTCATGGTCGCGGCCACCCAGAACCCGGTCGAGTACGAGGGCACCTACCCGCTGCCCGAGGCCCAGCTGGACCGGTTCCTGCTGAAGGTGACCGTCCCGCTGCCCGAGCGCAACGCCGAGATCGACATGCTCGGCCGACACGCCGCCGGTTTCGACCCGAGCGACCTGACCGCCGCCGGGGTGCGGGCGGTGGCCGGGGCCGCCGAGCTGCACGCCGCCCGCAATGCGGTGGCTCAGGTACGGATCGCCCCAGAGGTGCTGGGCTACATCGTGGACCTGTGCCGGGCCACCCGGTTCTCCGCATCCCTCCAGCTGGGCGCCTCCCCTCGGGGCGCGACCGCGCTGCTGCGCACCAGCCGGGCGTGGGCGTGGCTGTCCGGCCGCGACTACGTGACCCCCGACGACGTCAAGGCCCTGGCCAAGGGCACCCTGCGGCACCGGATCGGGCTGCGCCCGGAAGCCGAGCTGGAGGGCGCCACCACCGACGGGATCCTGGACGGTGTGCTCGCCTCCGTCCCGGTGCCGCGCTGA
- a CDS encoding stage II sporulation protein M produces MDIDVFAAAHAREWDRLDELVRRRRSLTGEEIDELVELYQRVSTHLSVVRSSGQDPELAARLSSQVARARSAVSGAHSSSWTDVIGFFTRVFPAVLYRLRWWWIGVTAGTLAVATVTGVWIATNPDVLAALGTPESIARYVEHDFANYYVENPAGSFAAQVWTNNAWVAAQAIIFGVAFGLPTLGVLFLNAVNIGAAGGMMFAMGRGDVFFALILPHGLLELTAVFVAGGVGLKLGWTLIAPGERTRLRALGEEARAAIAVALGLVVVLFVSGLIEGLVTGWVTNTWIAIGIGVVAEVLFLVYVFTVGKKAHEEGETGDIRDAPAAVPVAG; encoded by the coding sequence GTGGATATCGACGTGTTCGCCGCGGCGCACGCCCGGGAGTGGGACCGACTGGACGAACTGGTGCGCAGACGCCGTTCGCTCACAGGTGAGGAGATCGACGAACTCGTCGAGCTCTACCAGAGGGTGTCCACCCACCTGTCGGTGGTGCGCTCCTCGGGTCAGGACCCGGAGCTGGCCGCCCGGCTGTCCTCCCAGGTGGCCCGGGCCCGGTCGGCGGTCAGCGGTGCGCACTCCTCCTCGTGGACCGACGTCATCGGCTTCTTCACCCGGGTCTTCCCGGCGGTGCTGTACCGGCTGCGCTGGTGGTGGATCGGCGTCACCGCCGGAACCCTCGCGGTGGCCACGGTGACCGGGGTGTGGATCGCCACCAACCCCGACGTCCTGGCCGCCCTGGGCACCCCCGAGTCCATCGCGCGCTACGTCGAACACGACTTCGCCAACTACTACGTGGAGAACCCGGCGGGTTCCTTCGCGGCCCAGGTGTGGACCAACAACGCCTGGGTCGCGGCCCAGGCGATCATCTTCGGCGTGGCCTTCGGCCTGCCCACCCTGGGGGTGCTGTTCCTCAACGCGGTCAACATCGGCGCGGCCGGCGGCATGATGTTCGCGATGGGCCGCGGCGACGTCTTCTTCGCCCTGATCCTCCCGCACGGCCTCCTGGAGCTCACCGCCGTGTTCGTCGCGGGCGGCGTGGGCCTGAAACTCGGCTGGACCCTGATCGCCCCGGGCGAGCGGACCCGCCTGCGTGCCCTGGGCGAGGAGGCCCGTGCGGCCATCGCGGTGGCCCTGGGCCTGGTCGTGGTCCTGTTCGTCTCCGGCCTCATCGAGGGCCTGGTCACCGGCTGGGTCACCAACACCTGGATCGCGATCGGCATCGGCGTGGTCGCGGAGGTCCTGTTCCTCGTCTACGTGTTCACGGTGGGCAAGAAGGCCCACGAGGAGGGCGAGACCGGCGACATCAGGGACGCCCCGGCAGCGGTCCCGGTGGCTGGTTAG
- a CDS encoding DUF58 domain-containing protein, with the protein MVVTGRAALLALLATGAVAISGDISGTVTYLAVGLVLVLVVVDVLLATGPRKLRLTREGDTSLRLGETAEVFVTVSNPTKRRLRGSVRDAWPPSSHSSPKVQPLLVGAGERRRVRTALTPTRRGDARSAGVTVRSIGPLGLAGRQRTLQAPWTVRVLPPFHSRRHLPGKLSRLRELEGQHTTMVRGQGSEFDSLRDYVPGDDVRSIDWRATARNDGVVVRTWRPERDRRILIVLDTGRTSAGRVGDTPRLDHAMDAALLLTALAGKAGDRVDFMAYDRAVRAQVKASGKGSQVNRVVEAMAPLEAELVESDPAGLVSAVLTQGRARKLVVLLTDLNATSLEEGLLPRLPLLSSHHLLMVAGIRDPRVEEMAAERGSAGALYRAASAERTLSERHRISAELRRMGAEVVDADPEHIAPALADAYINLKAQGRL; encoded by the coding sequence ATGGTGGTCACCGGCCGGGCCGCACTGCTGGCGCTCCTCGCGACGGGAGCAGTGGCGATCTCCGGCGATATCAGCGGGACCGTCACTTACCTCGCCGTGGGCCTGGTACTGGTTCTGGTCGTGGTGGACGTGCTGTTGGCGACCGGCCCGCGGAAGCTGCGCCTGACCCGGGAGGGTGACACCTCACTGCGCCTGGGTGAGACCGCCGAGGTGTTCGTGACCGTCTCCAACCCGACGAAGCGGCGGCTGCGCGGTTCGGTCCGCGACGCCTGGCCGCCGAGCTCGCACTCCTCCCCCAAGGTCCAGCCGCTGCTGGTGGGCGCCGGGGAGCGCCGTCGTGTGCGGACCGCGCTCACTCCCACGCGCCGCGGTGACGCCCGCTCCGCCGGGGTGACGGTGCGCAGCATCGGCCCGCTCGGGCTGGCCGGCCGACAGCGCACGCTACAGGCCCCCTGGACCGTGCGGGTCCTGCCTCCGTTCCACAGCCGCAGGCACCTGCCGGGCAAGCTGTCCCGGCTGCGCGAGCTGGAGGGGCAGCACACCACGATGGTGCGCGGGCAGGGCAGTGAGTTCGACTCGCTGCGCGACTACGTGCCCGGCGACGACGTGCGCTCCATCGACTGGCGGGCGACCGCCCGCAACGACGGCGTGGTCGTCCGCACCTGGCGGCCCGAACGGGACCGGCGCATCCTCATCGTGCTGGACACCGGCCGCACCTCGGCCGGAAGGGTGGGCGACACCCCGAGGCTGGACCACGCCATGGACGCCGCGCTGCTGCTGACCGCGCTGGCGGGCAAGGCCGGCGACCGGGTGGACTTCATGGCCTACGACCGCGCGGTGCGCGCTCAGGTGAAGGCCTCGGGCAAGGGCAGCCAGGTCAACCGGGTGGTGGAGGCCATGGCCCCGCTGGAGGCCGAACTGGTCGAGTCGGACCCGGCGGGCCTGGTCAGCGCCGTGCTGACCCAGGGCCGGGCCCGCAAGCTGGTGGTACTGCTGACCGACCTCAACGCCACCTCCCTCGAGGAGGGGCTGCTGCCGAGGCTGCCGCTGCTGTCCTCCCACCACCTGCTGATGGTGGCGGGGATCCGGGATCCGCGGGTCGAGGAGATGGCGGCGGAACGGGGCAGCGCCGGGGCCCTGTACCGGGCGGCCTCCGCCGAGCGCACCCTCAGCGAACGCCACCGGATCAGCGCCGAGCTGCGCAGGATGGGCGCCGAGGTCGTGGACGCGGACCCGGAGCACATCGCCCCGGCGCTGGCCGACGCCTACATCAACCTGAAGGCCCAGGGGCGGTTGTAG
- a CDS encoding glycerophosphoryl diester phosphodiesterase membrane domain-containing protein, with product MSQEDGHRDGSGDDPENQGPPESADPAGSGGWTAPGQGSDPSSPGGSRSTPPSSGQPGYGPPEPPPGYAPPQGYGGQGYGGQAYGSQGQGTPPGYGAPGYGPHEQVGAPGYGAPGYGPPPGQGAPSGYGEQGYGAPGYSAPGYGAPGYGTPGYGPPGQGGPPPGYGPPGQGGPSGYGPQGQVAQGPSPQPIKTGVVALRPMTLGDIFNGAFSYVRDNPRTTFVLALVVMALASSVSAIASAFLPAETFTSFDEIMADPAALDPDDPIFQTSPLVSLLSLVGGLITLVGGAILLGLLAAVVGMAVLGRRLTVAEAWEAVRGRVGSIIGLAFIKLGMQIIMAIVFFIAMMIVVFVAVLLSLAFQSLGAAIAVGLLIVLLGIAAVAAPALWIWVRLYYAMPLVVLERLGPFQAIARSWRLSQGAWWRTFGYWLLALLIVVVVYTILLMPTTFLVTLAFPPDGTVGLLLNVAVSYVITVLIYALTQPFLAGVNTLLYLDLRMRREGLDLHLQQAAQQGQAVGSEIFLPRYRT from the coding sequence ATGAGCCAGGAGGACGGCCACCGGGACGGGTCGGGAGACGACCCCGAGAATCAGGGGCCGCCCGAGTCCGCGGACCCCGCCGGGTCGGGCGGATGGACCGCCCCCGGTCAGGGCTCCGACCCTTCCTCTCCCGGGGGAAGCCGGAGCACTCCCCCGAGCTCCGGCCAACCCGGCTACGGACCACCCGAACCCCCGCCGGGGTACGCGCCGCCCCAGGGTTACGGCGGGCAGGGGTACGGCGGGCAGGCCTACGGATCCCAGGGCCAGGGCACTCCCCCGGGCTACGGCGCTCCCGGCTACGGGCCCCATGAGCAGGTCGGTGCCCCCGGTTACGGCGCCCCCGGTTACGGGCCGCCTCCCGGTCAGGGCGCTCCCTCCGGCTACGGCGAGCAGGGATACGGCGCTCCCGGTTACAGCGCACCGGGCTACGGCGCCCCCGGTTACGGCACTCCCGGCTACGGGCCGCCCGGTCAGGGCGGACCGCCCCCGGGTTACGGCCCCCCCGGCCAGGGCGGTCCCTCCGGCTACGGCCCCCAGGGGCAGGTCGCTCAGGGGCCGAGTCCGCAGCCCATCAAGACCGGGGTGGTCGCGCTCCGGCCGATGACGCTCGGCGACATCTTCAACGGCGCGTTCAGCTACGTCCGCGACAACCCGCGGACCACCTTCGTGCTGGCCCTGGTGGTCATGGCGCTCGCGAGCAGCGTCAGCGCGATCGCCTCGGCCTTCCTCCCCGCGGAGACCTTCACCTCGTTCGACGAGATCATGGCGGACCCCGCCGCCCTCGACCCCGACGACCCCATTTTCCAGACGTCGCCGCTGGTCAGTCTGCTGAGCTTGGTCGGCGGCCTGATCACCCTGGTCGGCGGGGCCATCCTGCTCGGCCTGCTCGCCGCGGTCGTGGGCATGGCGGTGCTCGGCCGACGGCTCACCGTCGCCGAGGCCTGGGAGGCCGTGCGCGGTCGGGTCGGCTCGATCATCGGCCTGGCCTTCATCAAGCTCGGCATGCAGATCATCATGGCCATCGTCTTCTTCATCGCGATGATGATCGTGGTGTTCGTCGCCGTGCTGCTCAGCCTCGCGTTCCAGAGCCTCGGAGCGGCCATCGCCGTCGGTCTGCTGATCGTCCTTCTGGGGATCGCCGCCGTCGCCGCCCCGGCCCTGTGGATCTGGGTCCGGCTCTACTACGCCATGCCGCTGGTCGTACTGGAGCGGCTCGGCCCCTTCCAGGCCATCGCCCGTTCCTGGCGCCTGTCCCAGGGCGCCTGGTGGCGCACGTTCGGCTACTGGCTGCTGGCCCTGCTGATCGTGGTCGTCGTCTACACGATCCTGCTCATGCCGACCACCTTCCTCGTCACCCTCGCCTTCCCCCCGGACGGGACGGTCGGGCTGCTGCTCAACGTGGCGGTCTCCTACGTGATCACCGTGCTGATCTACGCCCTCACCCAACCCTTCCTGGCCGGGGTGAACACCCTGCTCTACCTCGACCTGCGGATGCGCCGTGAGGGCCTGGACCTGCACCTGCAGCAGGCCGCGCAGCAGGGTCAGGCCGTCGGCTCGGAGATCTTCCTGCCGAGGTACCGCACGTGA
- a CDS encoding DUF397 domain-containing protein: protein MGDYSPHWFKSGHSSLEHECLEVAVIDPVWRKSSYSNFAMNCAEVAARAEPEWFKSSHSSMENGDCIEVASGPVTIMLRDSQNREAAVLAVPAWEWAGTVFLVSGRGG from the coding sequence ATGGGCGACTACTCACCTCACTGGTTCAAGAGCGGTCACAGCAGCCTTGAGCACGAGTGCCTGGAGGTCGCGGTCATCGATCCGGTGTGGCGCAAGAGCAGTTACAGCAATTTCGCCATGAACTGTGCGGAGGTGGCTGCCCGGGCCGAACCCGAGTGGTTCAAGAGCAGCCACAGCAGTATGGAGAACGGTGATTGCATCGAGGTGGCCTCCGGGCCCGTCACGATCATGCTCCGGGACTCGCAGAACCGCGAGGCCGCGGTACTGGCCGTCCCCGCGTGGGAGTGGGCCGGGACCGTCTTTCTGGTCTCCGGCCGAGGCGGCTGA
- a CDS encoding DUF4350 domain-containing protein — translation MTTTAPPEPRSQAQTGPARRTAPGGSAAGRLWRAGRLPLAAFTLLVVVAVLVSLGREPFPSGYLEPGNPDPNGSRALVRLLEEDANVTVTRGSEAAARAVERAGDDTVLVLFLDHRLLPEELDALAGLAADTVLVQPSLRSLNAFAPGTDVTGRAHEGRTLEPGSDCELPAASAAGDAGVVGELYSAEPGTEALGCYPADGGSALLQVAGPDGTTTTLLGTGAPLTNRDLGSAGNASLMLNLLAAEDVVWLRPDPPEEIGSATLWELVPPGLRWSLVPLALTLLLFALWRGRRMGALVPESLPVVVRAAETTEGRAGLYRSRQARDRAVSALREGFLERSLPKLGLRREAGPEAVVAAVAARSGDDPQTLWPLLYPARPDPYAANDDAMLRLAEEIDQLAGRLR, via the coding sequence ATGACGACCACCGCGCCGCCCGAGCCGCGGTCCCAGGCGCAGACCGGCCCCGCCCGGAGAACGGCCCCCGGTGGCTCCGCCGCCGGACGCCTGTGGCGGGCCGGTCGGCTGCCGCTGGCCGCGTTCACCCTGCTGGTCGTCGTGGCGGTCCTGGTCTCGCTGGGCCGGGAGCCGTTCCCCTCCGGCTACCTGGAGCCCGGAAACCCCGACCCCAACGGTTCGCGCGCGCTGGTGCGGCTGCTCGAGGAGGACGCGAACGTCACCGTCACCCGCGGCTCCGAGGCGGCGGCACGGGCCGTGGAGCGGGCGGGGGACGACACCGTGCTGGTGCTCTTCCTCGACCACCGGCTGCTCCCCGAGGAGCTGGACGCCCTGGCCGGGCTGGCGGCCGACACCGTGCTGGTGCAGCCCTCCCTGCGCTCCCTGAACGCCTTCGCGCCCGGGACCGACGTGACCGGGCGGGCCCACGAGGGGCGCACCCTCGAACCCGGATCCGACTGCGAGCTGCCTGCCGCGTCCGCCGCCGGTGACGCCGGGGTGGTCGGCGAGCTGTACTCGGCCGAGCCCGGGACCGAGGCCCTGGGCTGCTACCCGGCCGACGGCGGTTCCGCCCTGCTCCAGGTGGCCGGGCCGGACGGCACCACCACGACGCTGCTGGGCACCGGTGCCCCGCTGACCAACCGGGACCTGGGCTCGGCGGGCAACGCCTCGCTGATGCTGAACCTGCTCGCCGCCGAGGACGTGGTCTGGCTGCGACCGGACCCGCCCGAGGAGATCGGCAGCGCCACCCTGTGGGAGCTCGTCCCGCCGGGATTGCGCTGGTCCCTGGTTCCGCTGGCGCTCACCCTGTTGCTGTTCGCCCTCTGGCGCGGGCGGCGGATGGGCGCGCTCGTACCGGAATCCCTGCCCGTGGTCGTGCGGGCCGCGGAGACCACCGAGGGCCGGGCAGGGCTCTACCGGTCCCGCCAGGCGCGCGACCGTGCGGTCTCGGCGCTGCGCGAGGGCTTCCTGGAGCGTTCGCTGCCCAAGCTGGGCCTGCGCCGGGAGGCCGGACCGGAGGCGGTCGTGGCCGCGGTGGCGGCCCGCAGCGGGGACGACCCGCAGACCCTGTGGCCGCTCCTGTACCCGGCCCGGCCGGACCCGTACGCGGCGAACGACGACGCGATGCTGCGGCTCGCCGAGGAGATCGACCAGCTCGCCGGGAGACTGCGGTGA
- a CDS encoding tetratricopeptide repeat protein, which translates to MASPPEAHNRNANDVRGAVYGQLLQVQDIHGGVTLNAAQAPPPVADVSLDPPRPATPARGRAELLTELQSAMQRGAPVPHVLTGPGGFGKTTVAATLAEHARSEGWTVFWVRPDAIVPSMLEVAVELGGSRQEAEQFKVAPRSATRWVWRHLDAAPRPWLLVIDNADQPELLDPENRPGEQRGWMRASPGGFVLVTSRVDDPALWAPAKVHRVEVLEDTEAAVALTDHSGLAELPGAADLAERLGGVPLALTLAGRVLATHQVLFPDADALLRHLGEDVARIDTLAAPLVTGPDSERRLLSEVWELSLRLVTEREPTAGPLLRILSVLGGNAVAVPLRRLPLSELAGGALGSLDEAGLARAINELVVHGLVTVGQRAGETALRLHPLVSESIRVNLGPESLPLLETAERLLRWRADHDYVLEMGAYTVLHRVLSRIHDPGHPESVRVNAQSQRSLMLLGHREEAERNLRVIADQSRANLGGDHPESLRAQHTLADALRDLDRFEEAEEIFRSVTRERESVLGTTHPETLSSRHQVALMRGLRGDLATAEEEFRSLWEEHVKLSREEDQGALQALENLSFVLMYRGEHDAAEEGFRRVGQVRSRLLGRLHPRTVETGYNLARVAFERGDYRTAAEGFARTMETREEILGEDHPATSMTREWYEKAGRLAEG; encoded by the coding sequence ATGGCCTCACCCCCCGAAGCCCACAACCGGAACGCGAACGACGTCCGGGGCGCCGTCTACGGGCAGCTGCTCCAGGTCCAGGACATCCACGGCGGCGTCACCCTGAACGCCGCCCAGGCGCCCCCACCGGTCGCGGACGTGTCCTTGGACCCACCTCGCCCCGCGACGCCCGCACGAGGGCGTGCGGAGCTGCTGACGGAGCTGCAATCAGCGATGCAACGCGGAGCACCGGTCCCGCACGTGCTCACCGGCCCCGGCGGGTTCGGCAAGACCACCGTGGCGGCGACCTTGGCGGAGCACGCGCGCTCAGAAGGGTGGACGGTGTTCTGGGTGCGCCCGGACGCGATCGTGCCGAGCATGCTGGAGGTGGCGGTTGAACTGGGCGGCTCCCGCCAGGAGGCCGAGCAGTTCAAGGTCGCTCCGAGATCGGCCACCCGCTGGGTCTGGCGCCACCTGGACGCCGCACCCCGCCCCTGGTTGCTCGTCATCGACAACGCCGACCAGCCTGAGCTGCTGGATCCGGAGAACCGCCCCGGCGAACAGCGCGGCTGGATGCGCGCGAGCCCGGGCGGGTTCGTTCTGGTGACCAGCCGAGTGGACGACCCCGCCCTGTGGGCGCCCGCGAAGGTGCACCGGGTGGAGGTGCTGGAGGACACCGAGGCCGCCGTCGCCCTCACCGACCACTCCGGGCTGGCCGAACTCCCCGGAGCTGCCGACCTCGCCGAACGTCTCGGCGGGGTGCCGCTGGCACTCACCCTGGCCGGGCGCGTCCTGGCCACCCACCAGGTGCTCTTCCCGGACGCCGACGCACTCCTGCGGCACCTCGGCGAGGACGTCGCCCGGATCGACACTCTGGCCGCGCCCCTGGTCACCGGGCCGGACAGCGAACGCCGACTGCTCTCCGAGGTCTGGGAGCTGTCGCTGCGCCTGGTCACCGAGCGGGAGCCGACAGCCGGGCCCCTGCTACGGATCCTGTCGGTTCTTGGAGGCAACGCCGTCGCCGTGCCCCTGCGTCGGCTTCCGCTGTCCGAGTTGGCGGGCGGAGCGCTGGGCTCGCTGGACGAGGCGGGACTGGCTCGCGCGATCAACGAGCTGGTCGTCCACGGGTTGGTCACCGTCGGCCAGCGTGCCGGGGAGACTGCCCTGCGCCTGCACCCGTTGGTGTCCGAATCCATCCGCGTGAACCTGGGCCCGGAGTCCCTCCCCCTGCTGGAGACAGCGGAGCGGCTACTGCGCTGGCGCGCCGACCACGACTACGTTCTGGAGATGGGCGCCTACACCGTCCTCCACAGAGTCCTGTCCCGGATCCACGACCCGGGGCACCCCGAATCCGTCCGGGTGAACGCCCAGTCTCAACGGTCCCTCATGCTCCTCGGTCACCGGGAGGAGGCGGAGCGGAACCTGCGGGTCATCGCCGACCAGAGCCGGGCCAACCTGGGCGGGGACCATCCGGAGAGCCTTCGGGCACAGCACACGCTGGCCGACGCCCTGCGTGACCTCGACAGGTTCGAGGAGGCCGAGGAGATCTTCCGATCAGTGACCCGCGAGCGCGAGTCGGTGCTGGGGACCACTCATCCGGAGACACTGAGCAGCCGCCACCAGGTCGCGTTGATGAGGGGGTTGCGCGGTGACCTGGCCACCGCGGAGGAGGAGTTCCGTTCCCTCTGGGAGGAGCACGTGAAGCTCTCCCGGGAGGAGGATCAGGGCGCGTTGCAGGCCCTGGAGAACCTGTCCTTCGTGCTGATGTACAGGGGCGAGCACGACGCCGCCGAGGAGGGGTTCCGCAGGGTCGGGCAGGTGCGCTCCCGGCTCCTGGGGCGGTTGCACCCCCGTACGGTCGAGACCGGGTACAACCTGGCCAGGGTGGCCTTCGAACGAGGGGACTACCGGACCGCGGCCGAGGGGTTCGCGCGCACTATGGAGACCCGTGAGGAGATCCTGGGCGAGGACCACCCCGCCACCTCGATGACCCGGGAGTGGTACGAGAAGGCGGGGCGGCTCGCCGAGGGCTGA
- the mtrA gene encoding MtrAB system response regulator MtrA codes for MKGRVLVVDDDLALAEMLGIVLRGEGFEPSFVHDGDKALEAFRETKPDLVLLDLMLPGADGIDVCRQIRAESGVPIVMLTAKSDTVDVVLGLESGADDYIVKPFKPKELVARVRVRLRRTEEPAPEVLQIGDITIDVAGHAVRRDGEQISLTPLEFDLLVALARKPRQVFTREVLLEQVWGYRHAADTRLVNVHVQRLRAKIEKDPEHPEVVVTVRGVGYKAGIA; via the coding sequence ATGAAGGGACGTGTACTGGTTGTCGACGATGACCTCGCCCTCGCCGAGATGCTGGGCATCGTGTTGCGGGGTGAAGGGTTCGAGCCCTCGTTCGTTCACGACGGGGACAAGGCTCTGGAGGCCTTCCGCGAGACCAAACCCGACCTGGTCCTCCTCGACCTGATGCTGCCCGGGGCCGACGGGATCGACGTGTGCCGTCAGATCCGCGCCGAGTCCGGGGTTCCCATCGTCATGCTCACCGCCAAGAGCGACACCGTCGACGTCGTCCTCGGTCTGGAGTCGGGCGCCGACGACTACATCGTCAAGCCCTTCAAGCCCAAGGAGCTCGTGGCCCGCGTGCGCGTGCGGCTGCGCCGCACCGAGGAGCCCGCGCCCGAGGTCCTCCAGATCGGTGACATCACCATCGACGTCGCCGGGCACGCCGTGCGCCGCGACGGCGAGCAGATCAGCCTCACCCCGCTGGAGTTCGACCTCCTGGTCGCCCTGGCCCGCAAGCCGCGCCAGGTCTTCACCCGCGAGGTCCTGCTGGAGCAGGTCTGGGGCTACCGCCACGCCGCTGACACGCGCCTGGTCAACGTGCACGTGCAACGCCTGCGCGCCAAGATCGAGAAGGACCCTGAGCACCCCGAGGTCGTCGTGACCGTTCGCGGCGTCGGCTACAAGGCCGGAATCGCCTGA
- a CDS encoding type II toxin-antitoxin system PemK/MazF family toxin: MMRRIRRNVPGSRRRWVIRMRGDLYRLRTDRRLQGHEQRGPRYCVELQGPFNLSTVVVAPTSTSAGPAIFRPEIKLADGTSTLVLVDHIRSVDRELRLGDFAGRLEPRELDEVDRACRLMLGLL, from the coding sequence ATGATGAGGCGGATAAGGCGGAACGTTCCCGGATCGCGGAGGAGATGGGTGATCCGGATGCGTGGTGATCTCTACAGGCTCCGCACGGACCGGCGTCTCCAGGGGCACGAACAGCGCGGCCCCCGCTACTGCGTCGAGTTGCAGGGGCCATTCAATCTGTCAACCGTCGTTGTCGCACCCACGTCGACGAGTGCGGGGCCAGCGATCTTTCGGCCCGAGATCAAACTGGCCGACGGCACCTCCACACTGGTCCTGGTCGACCACATACGATCGGTCGATCGTGAGCTCAGGCTGGGGGACTTCGCGGGCCGGCTTGAACCCCGTGAGCTCGACGAGGTTGACAGGGCGTGCCGTCTGATGCTGGGGCTTCTCTGA